The Pseudomonadota bacterium genome includes a window with the following:
- the atpD gene encoding F0F1 ATP synthase subunit beta, with translation AVQDTGGPLMAPVGKGTLSRMFDVFGNAIDREAAPKDVQWRSVHSAPPALARRSTKSEIFETGIKVIDVLVPLERGGKAGLFGGAGVGKTVLLTEMIHNMIGHHEGVSIFCGIGERCREGEELYREMKEAGVLPNMVMVFGQMNEPPGSRFRVGHAALTMAEYFRDDEHRDVLLLVDNIFRFIQAGMEVSGLMGQMPSRLGYQPTMGTELSRLEERIANTDTGAITSIQAVYVPADDLTDPAAVHTFSHLSASIVLSRKRASQGLFPAIDPLQSSSKMATPGIVGERHYLLAQEIRRTLAQYAELKDIIAMLGLEQLSPEDRSVVARARRLERFLTQPFFATEQFSGIKGQTVSLKDALDGCERILRDEFKDHPESALYMIGAIDEAKGKTKAQKPAPEVAHAAADAHAS, from the coding sequence GCCGAAGGATGTCCAATGGCGGTCAGTCCATAGCGCCCCACCGGCGTTGGCGCGGCGTTCCACCAAGTCCGAGATCTTCGAGACCGGGATCAAGGTCATCGATGTGCTCGTGCCGCTCGAGCGCGGCGGCAAGGCAGGCTTGTTCGGCGGCGCGGGCGTGGGCAAGACGGTGCTGCTCACCGAGATGATCCACAACATGATCGGGCACCACGAGGGAGTGAGCATCTTCTGCGGCATCGGCGAACGCTGCCGCGAAGGAGAGGAGCTCTACCGTGAGATGAAGGAGGCGGGCGTCCTGCCGAACATGGTGATGGTGTTCGGGCAGATGAACGAGCCGCCGGGCAGCCGGTTCCGCGTGGGGCACGCGGCCCTGACGATGGCCGAGTATTTCCGAGACGACGAGCATCGCGACGTCCTGCTGCTCGTCGACAACATCTTTCGGTTCATCCAGGCCGGCATGGAGGTGTCCGGCCTGATGGGGCAGATGCCATCGCGGCTGGGCTACCAGCCGACCATGGGCACCGAGTTGTCGCGGCTCGAGGAGCGCATCGCCAACACCGACACCGGGGCCATCACCTCCATCCAGGCGGTGTACGTGCCGGCAGACGATCTGACCGACCCGGCGGCGGTGCACACGTTCTCGCACCTCTCGGCGTCCATCGTGCTTTCGCGCAAGCGGGCCAGCCAAGGGCTCTTCCCGGCCATCGACCCGCTGCAATCCAGCTCCAAGATGGCCACGCCCGGCATCGTCGGCGAACGGCACTATCTGCTGGCGCAGGAGATCCGGCGGACGCTCGCGCAATACGCGGAGCTCAAGGACATCATCGCCATGCTCGGCCTGGAGCAGCTTTCGCCGGAGGACCGCAGCGTGGTCGCCCGAGCCCGCCGCCTGGAACGGTTTCTCACACAGCCATTCTTCGCCACCGAGCAGTTCAGCGGGATCAAGGGGCAAACCGTCAGCCTCAAAGACGCGCTGGACGGCTGCGAGCGCATCCTTCGCGATGAGTTCAAAGACCACCCGGAGAGCGCCCTCTACATGATCGGGGCGATCGACGAAGCGAAAGGAAAAACCAAGGCCCAAAAGCCCGCACCGGAGGTCGCCCATGCCGCAGCCGACGCTCATGCATCTTAA
- a CDS encoding F0F1 ATP synthase subunit epsilon has product MPQPTLMHLKLLLPFRVFAEETGVSRIVAETSEGSFGLLAHRLDCVAALAPGILIYETEAKGEVYVAVDEGVLVKSHLDVLVSVRNAIAGADLGQLREAVEREFLTLTDREESVRSVLARMESGFLSRLAEFHRE; this is encoded by the coding sequence ATGCCGCAGCCGACGCTCATGCATCTTAAGTTGCTGCTGCCGTTTCGGGTCTTCGCCGAGGAGACCGGCGTGTCGCGCATCGTCGCGGAGACGAGCGAGGGTTCGTTTGGACTTCTGGCACACCGACTCGACTGCGTCGCGGCGCTCGCACCGGGAATTCTGATCTACGAGACCGAAGCTAAAGGAGAGGTCTACGTGGCCGTGGACGAGGGAGTGTTGGTCAAGAGCCATTTGGATGTCCTCGTCTCCGTCCGCAACGCGATTGCAGGCGCGGACCTCGGCCAACTGCGCGAGGCGGTGGAGCGGGAGTTTCTGACCCTGACCGACCGCGAGGAGAGCGTTCGCTCGGTGCTCGCCAGAATGGAGAGCGGTTTCTTAAGCCGCCTCGCGGAGTTCCACCGTGAGTGA
- a CDS encoding PRC-barrel domain-containing protein: MRLSDGNMRGKTVIGSDGLEVGEVAALFLDSEAWRVESLQVKLHKDIADRLGANRGVFHAGALEIPVRMVQSVGDAVVLTAAVDDLRQVLPREDEPEPA; this comes from the coding sequence ATGAGGCTTTCTGACGGAAACATGCGCGGGAAGACAGTGATCGGTTCGGACGGGCTGGAGGTCGGCGAGGTCGCCGCGCTGTTCCTCGACAGCGAGGCCTGGCGCGTGGAGTCGCTCCAGGTCAAGCTGCACAAGGACATCGCCGACAGGCTCGGCGCGAACCGCGGGGTATTCCACGCCGGGGCGCTCGAGATCCCGGTCCGGATGGTGCAGTCCGTCGGCGACGCCGTCGTCCTGACGGCGGCGGTGGATGACCTGCGGCAAGTCCTGCCGCGCGAGGACGAACCCGAACCCGCCTAG